The sequence TTGTGCCGCATGACCCGAACGCGCTGGATCTGACCGCCCGTCTGCAGGCACCGTCCGCACAACACTGGTTTGGTACCGATGAAGTGGGACGCGATCTGTTCAGCCGCGTCCTGGCAGGCAGCCAGCAGTCGATCGCCGCCGGGCTGGCGGTGGTGGTGATTGCAGGCGGCATTGGCTCGCTGCTGGGCTGTTTGTCCGGCGTACTGGGTGGGCGCGGTGACGCCATCATCATGCGGGTGATGGACATCATGCTCTCTATACCCTCTCTGGTGCTGACCATGGCGCTGGCTGCCGCGCTCGGCCCGAGCCTGTTTAACGCCATGCTGGCGATCGCCATTGTCCGCATTCCGTTTTACGTCCGTCTGGCGCGCGGCCAGACGCTGGTGGTCCGCCAGTTTACCTACGTGCAGGCCGCCCGCACGTTTGGCGCATCGCGCTGGCATTTGA comes from Enterobacter kobei and encodes:
- the ddpC gene encoding D,D-dipeptide ABC transporter permease, translated to MMLTQETPVPVKTARQRINWAKLFWMLRQSPLTIVGGVIMIAMLLVMVTSPWIVPHDPNALDLTARLQAPSAQHWFGTDEVGRDLFSRVLAGSQQSIAAGLAVVVIAGGIGSLLGCLSGVLGGRGDAIIMRVMDIMLSIPSLVLTMALAAALGPSLFNAMLAIAIVRIPFYVRLARGQTLVVRQFTYVQAARTFGASRWHLIRWHILRNALPPLIVQASLDIGSAILMAATLGFIGLGAQQPTAEWGAMVAVGRNYVLDQWWYCAFPGAAILITAVGFNLFGDGIRDLLDPKSGGKQS